Proteins co-encoded in one Montipora capricornis isolate CH-2021 chromosome 12, ASM3666992v2, whole genome shotgun sequence genomic window:
- the LOC138026774 gene encoding asparagine--tRNA ligase, cytoplasmic-like: MAADYLGSDKEKMDAPANDPVIYTSEKEGNDESGDGSLQKPFKTVMRALYDTENEEAPRQIMVDGKEEGEAEKAQQR, translated from the exons ATGGCAGCTGATTATCTAGGTTCCGACAAGGAGAAAATGGATGCACCAG CCAATGATCCAGTAATCTACACCTCAGAAAAGGAAGGAAATGATGAGTCAGGGGATGGGTCATTGCAGAAGCCATTCAAAACTGTGATGCGG GCCCTGTATGATACTGAAAATGAAGAAGCACCACGTCAGATTATGGTTGATGGTAAAGAGGAAGGAGAG GCTGAAAAAGCTCAACAGAGATAA
- the LOC138026773 gene encoding monocarboxylate transporter 10-like → MAISQLFCSTGPPRKRDSLWSWLVCACATITWISALGFVFSFGVFLPVFMDYFNASREITACIGSVGIAMTYFSGHISTTLVTRIGCRITSIIGGVFCAVSLLVSSFVDNLYLLLFTYSVLFGFGCSCTFSSGMIVINQYFNRRQSIAMGILNFGVGGGILVMGPTLEALIRATGWRSTCRIMAVVVVVLRSLVITFDPNVEGNEEISCEETASGNMNNGTLISKIKKTFDLSVWKEPPVIAFFLPGFLLSFGHLVPLIHMIRYSEELGISAEKASRLFIYQGLCSSAGRLLSGFLCNHPRVDTFKVYQAAQFTAGLSIILMTAAPTFTTLTICMVFYGLGDGFFFTSLSVLTFTVSPLKSTAVLGWNISISALFAAIGPPLAGLLADKLGSYVVPFRVAGSITLSGAFIPFILLCYKRPDLSSSVNEEEERGTQTTVPFKRVLVDQESPH, encoded by the exons ATGGCCATTTCTCAGTTGTTTTGCTCCACCGGTCCTCCTCGCAAACGTGATAGTTTGTGGTCATGGCTGGTCTGTGCTTGCGCCACAATAACTTGGATATCAGCGCTGGGCTTCGTTTTTAGCTTCGGAGTCTTTCTGCCGGTGTTTATGGATTATTTTAATGCTTCAAGAGAAATTACAG CATGCATTGGTTCTGTGGGGATAGCAATGACGTACTTCAGTGGTCATATTTCAACCACCCTGGTCACCCGAATTGGATGTCGGATCACGTCCATAATCGGAGGTGTCTTCTGTGCCGTTAGCTTGCTCGTCAGCTCCTTTGTGGACAACCTATATCTTCTCCTCTTTACCTACAGTGTCTTGTTTGGATTCGGTTGCAGTTGTACGTTTTCCTCTGGAATGATTGTGATTAACCAGTATTTTAACAGAAGGCAGTCAATTGCTATGGGTATCTTAAATTTTGGGGTTGGAGGTGGCATCCTTGTGATGGGCCCCACTCTGGAGGCCCTAATTAGGGCAACTGGATGGCGGTCCACCTGTCGCATAATGGCGGTAGTCGTTGTTGTCCTGCGCTCCCTTGTTATTACCTTTGACCCTAACGTCGAGGGAAATGAAGAAATTAGTTGCGAAGAAACAGCCAGTGGAAATATGAATAATGGAACTCTTATTTCCAAAATCAAGAAGACGTTTGACTTGTCTGTTTGGAAAGAGCCTCCAGTTATTGCTTTTTTCCTTCCTGGTTTTTTGTTGTCTTTTGGCCACCTTGTCCCTCTGATTCACATG attcgCTATTCTGAAGAATTAGGAATTTCAGCTGAAAAAGCATCCAGACTGTTCATTTATCAAGGTTTGTGCTCCTCCGCTGGCCGTTTGCTTTCCGGCTTTTTATGCAATCATCCGAGAGTGGACACGTTCAAAGTTTACCAAGCTGCGCAATTTACCGCAGGATTGAGCATCATCCTCATGACTGCGGCCCCAACGTTCACAACTCTTACCATCTGCATGGTATTCTACGGACTCGGCGATGGCTTTTTCTTTACCAGTTTAAGTGTTCTTACATTCACTGTCAGTCCACTCAAATCCACTGCTGTGCTTGGATGGAATATTTCAATATCAGCGTTATTCGCGGCAATCGGTCCTCCCTTAGCCG GTCTGTTAGCAGACAAGTTGGGTTCGTATGTGGTTCCTTTCCGTGTGGCAGGCAGCATCACACTCTCCGGGGCCTTTATTCCGTTCATCCTGTTATGTTACAAAAGACCTGACCTCAGTTCCTCCGTTaacgaagaagaagagagaggaaCTCAAACTACAGTGCCATTCAAAAGGGTGCTTGTTGATCAAGAATCGCCTCATTGA